The nucleotide sequence AGAAAGAGCATCAAAAAAAATCAGATACAAGCCGGTTTCACGGAGTTACCAAAGCATACAGAAAGAACCTACTATATAAGCACGCAATAACTCTACGCACTTATTTGTCTTTGCATACAGCCGTGTGCAAACACGCGTAGCAAGCTTTATTTATTGAAATATTTTTGATGAAATATTACTGTTAAACACTATGTTTCTGTACTGCCTGATATATATATATGTATACGATACAGAACGGTGTCATTACCTGTTGATAAGGCCTCAATCATATCAGCACAATACTGATTAGCGGGTCTCTTGCCTTTTTCATGGACGTTGTATAGTCTACTTCTGGGTTTAGCTAGAGGCACGGCAACTTGGCAGTACCGTTCCTTTTCGCCAGGATTCCATCTATTTGCTGCTGGCCACAAGCCAGCTTTTCTTTTTCCTGCCTATTTTGCCGGTATGGCAACTCCTCTCACTACTTCTCCTCCCCCCACTTCCACCGCTACGGCGCGTAGTTATGTGCTACCCATGGTGGCCATGACTTCGCTGTTCTTCCTATTCGGAGCCGTCACCAATTTCAATGACGTGCTGATGCCTTACTTGAAGGACCTCTGCCAGCTCACTGATTTGCAGTCATCGTTGGTACAAGGCGCGTTTTTTGGGGCGTATTTCCTGATGTCGCTGCCGGCTGGGTACGTGTTGCGGAGGCTAGGTTACCAGCGCGGTATTGTACTGGGGTTGCTGGTGATGGGTGGCGGAGCACTGCTGTTTATTCCGGCGGCTAATTCGCGGACCTTTGGGCTGTTTCTAGCGGCGTTGGGCGTGCTCGGCGCTGGTATCACGCTGCTGCAAGTGGCGGCCAATCCGTACGTATCGGTGCTGGGTTCGGCACAGCGGGCGGCCAGTCGGGTCAGTATTGTGGGGGTAGCCAACGGCTTGGGAGGCACCATTTCACCCCTGATTGGGGGCATGATCCTGTTCGGAGGCTCAGTTGCGCTGAAAGCCCAGCTGGCGGCGTTGCCCCTGCAAGAACGCTTGTCCCGAGAAGCTACGCTAGTAAAGCCTCTGTATCTGGGGCTGGCCGTGTTTCTGGCTGTGCTGTCCGGGGTATTTTTTCTGCTGAAACTTCCTGAAATCGAAAGCCTCCCCGCTGAGGAGGAAGCTGATACGGCTACGCTGGCTGCAACCACTGGCCGAAGCTCTGCCCTGGATTTCCCGCATCTGCTGCTCGGCATTGGCGCTATTTTCGTGTACGTGGGCGTAGAAGTGGGCTTAGGCTCTTTCCTGATTCGCTACGGAGAGTCGCAGGGCATA is from Hymenobacter tibetensis and encodes:
- a CDS encoding sugar MFS transporter, with amino-acid sequence MATPLTTSPPPTSTATARSYVLPMVAMTSLFFLFGAVTNFNDVLMPYLKDLCQLTDLQSSLVQGAFFGAYFLMSLPAGYVLRRLGYQRGIVLGLLVMGGGALLFIPAANSRTFGLFLAALGVLGAGITLLQVAANPYVSVLGSAQRAASRVSIVGVANGLGGTISPLIGGMILFGGSVALKAQLAALPLQERLSREATLVKPLYLGLAVFLAVLSGVFFLLKLPEIESLPAEEEADTATLAATTGRSSALDFPHLLLGIGAIFVYVGVEVGLGSFLIRYGESQGITQLSNFTQTLVRGLNVATNFIAVLVGQSPAPIDTSAGFTKAVGAVMVASYWFGVMVGRIIGIPLLQRFNDRRMLVGVCAAGVILVLASILSTGETALWLIVLCGLCNAIMWPVVFPLAIKGLGPFTKQGSSYLIMAIVGGAVVPPLMGWISTNGGGLRLAFVLPALCYAYLLHYALRGYRVR